The window GCCATTAACGCTAAGCATGATGATTATTGTTGGATGAATGCCTCGTATGTAATGGGCGCGAAGATGACGGCCGCGTTCTCTAAATATGGCTTTTGTACCGCGATTCGCGGGGCTGAAGGAGGAGGAAAAGTTGATAATCTTCCGGCTCATGTTTTTATGAGTGATGATGGTGACCCAGATTTGAAATGTCCGACTGAAGTTGGCATTACCGATCGCCGTGAGTCGGAACTGGGTAGATTGGGTTTCTTACCGTTATGTCATTATAAAAATACTAACTATGCTGTGTTCTTTGGTGGCCAAACATGTCAAAAGCCAACTAAATTTGACACGCTAGAAGCATCGGCAAATGCGGAAATTTCGGCGCGTTTACCGTATATGATGGCAACATCACGTTTTGCCCATTATTTGAAAGTAATGGCACGTGACAAAATTGGTAGCTTCATGGAAGCGGATGATGTTGAGCGCTGGTTAAACCGTTGGATTTTATCTTATGTCAATGCAACTGAAGATGCAGGGCAAGAAATTCGCGCGAAATATCCACTAGCTGATGCAAAAGTAAAAGTACAAGAAATTCCTGGCCAGCCAGGTGCTTACCATGCGGTTGCTTGGTTACGTCCTTGGTTACAAATGGAAGAGTTGACCACTTCATTGCGTCTTGTCGCAAAAATACCTGAAATTAGTTAAATAGAACGAATCAAAGTTGATACTTTATCAGCTTTGATTTTTTTAATATAAGGAAATAACGTGTCAATAAATACACTCTCTTTTATATCAGAACAAGATTTAACACATAGCAAACTGGCACTGTCTGAACGGTATAATTGTTATGCTGAAAGTCAATTAGTGGATAGCTTTCTTGATACAGAGGATGAAGATCTTGCACTTAAAATGTGGCTAGATATTCATGATGTAGTCAATATTAAAAATACCAATAAGAGTGAATTGATATCTTTAATATTATCTGCAATTTCATCTATTGATGAGAAAGTAAATAGTCAGGTTAATGAGATTTTACATCATGTTTCATTTAAAAAGTTAGAAGCCAGTTGGTTAGGGTTGAAATATTTAGCTGAGCAAGAACATGAATATGATACAGAACAGAAGTGTAAAATAAAATTACTTCATTTAACGTGGCAGGAATTAAGCCGTGATTGTGCAAAAGCTATCGATTTTGATCAAGGTGAATTTTTTCGAATTATCTATAATAATGAATTTAACATTGCAGGTGGTGAACCTTTTGGTTTGTTAATTGGTGATTATAAAATTACTCATCAAGTTCAGAAAAACATCACTGTAAATGATGTTGATACCTTAAGAATAGTGATGCAAACGGCTGCGGCTGCGTTTGCACCATTTATTACTTCTGCTGATCCTAGCCTTTTAGGCGTTGATGCTTTTTCTGAATTAGCATCTATTAATAATATTGATAGTCATTTTGAGCAGCTAGAATATATTAATTGGCAAAATTTAAGAAAGATGGAAGATGCTAAGTTTTTAGGTCTTACTTTGCCCGATATTCTTTTGCGCTCACCTTATGAACCGGATGGTTCGCGGCGAGAAGGTTTCTTATTTAAAGAATCTAATCAGTTTACAGATACAGACTACCTTTGGGGGAATGCGGCATATAGTTTTGCCGCAGTCACAATACGGGCCTACTGTGAGTCTGGTTGGTTTTCGCATATACGAGGCATACAGTCTGGCAAGTATCGACAAGGTTTGGTTGTTAAGGTGCCTCAGAGTCATTTTTGCGTTACTCGTCGATTAACAAAAAATAAGATGTCAGTGAATTTACAAGTCGGTGATAAGCTTGAAAAACAATTAGCAGATAATGGTTTTATACCTGTGGCATCTGTTTCAGAAACTGAATTTTTATCATTTTATAGCAATGCGTCAGTGAATGAACCTAAAAAATACACATCGACTTCAGATACAATAAATGCACGTTTAGCGTCGATGCTTCAATATATATTGTGTGTTTCAAGATTTGCTCATTATATAAAAGTGATGGGGCGAGATCGCATCGGTAGCTTTGAGAGTGCAGAACAAATCGAACATTACTTTCAGCGATGGTTGCATTCGTATACCACATCGACCGAAGAAGTATCTGATGAGATAAGAGCACGGTTTCCATTAAGCGAGGCCAGAATTCAGGTGAAAGAAACGGTTGGAAAATCAGGTCACTATTATTCTGTGGTTCATTTACGGCCACACTTCCAGCTGGATCAGATGATATCAAACATAAGATTAATAACCGAACTGTCACCAATATTAAATCGTAATGGATAATTAAATGTTAAATGTTAATAGCCGTCTTCAGAATGAAAGTATCTCTGATATTATTTCAGATTACATTCAGCAGTTAAAAAACACACCAAGTAATAGTGATGTACGCAGTGATTTTATTGAATTACTGTGTATCGATGGCCAACTAGAACGTGCAGATCAGCAGTTGTCGTTATTAATACAACAATGTCCTGAATATTTGGTTGGTGGTAATAATTTACGTCAACTTATTCATGCAGCTCAAGCAAGGGTCGATTTTTTTAATGGCAATGCCACGGCAAAACTATTAGTCGGTGACCAAGATTCATTCCAGCACTTTGTTGAATTAATATTCGCCAGAAATCAAGGGTTGGTGGAACAAGTTATTCATCATACAACGCAATTAGACGCCAAGCGTAAACCTGCACCTTTAACCGTTAATGGGGTTGCTTACGACGATTGTCGTGATCTTGATGATTTATTAGCGGGTTATCTCGAAGTGTTTGGCACGGATGGACAATACTATCTTTTGCCATTTTCTTCCATCCATCGCCTTCAATTCATGCCGATCTCTTCGTTAGTCGAAATGACTTGGCGTAAAGTTGATATTGACGTAATTGATGGGCCAAGTGGAGATGCGTTCATCCCAATGACTTACCTGACGAGTTTAACTGATGCAGAGAAACTAGGGAAAGAAACGGATTGGAGAGAAATATCATCGACTCCTGTTGTTATTGGCCTAGGGCAAAAAATGTGGCTGGTCGGTGAAGAGGCGATGGCTGTAATGCAATGTGAATTAATTGAAGGCACAGCTGTAAATTGAATATTTACAATGTGATTGCTAAATGTATTTACCGTTAAAACCATCTTTGCTCGATAACCTTATTGATGAATCACCAGAAAGTTCTGTTGAGCAACCTCGTCCCTATACCCTCAAGGCGTTAAAAAAGAGCGTTAGGCGAGATCTTGAGAATTTATTGAATTCGAGAGTGTGTTGGCACCTATGGCCCAAACATTATAGTGAGCTTAATGTGTCGGTACTAAATTATGGTTTACCTGATTTTTCGGCTTTACCTTTTAGTCGTACCGAGGGGCAGGTGCATCTCTGCAATCTTGTTGAAGAAACAATAAGGCGTTTTGAGCCTCGCTTTGATTCTGTATGTGTGTCGGTAATCGGTGAAGGTGCACCAGAAGATCGGATTCTGCGCTTGCGTATTCAGGCGATATTTCGAGTGGGTTCAGCTGAAGAAGAGATCGTTTTTGACTCAGAAGTTGAGCCTATCAGCCTTGGTATTAAAGTAGAGGAGTCTTA is drawn from Photobacterium profundum SS9 and contains these coding sequences:
- the tssC gene encoding type VI secretion system contractile sheath large subunit, with protein sequence MSINTLSFISEQDLTHSKLALSERYNCYAESQLVDSFLDTEDEDLALKMWLDIHDVVNIKNTNKSELISLILSAISSIDEKVNSQVNEILHHVSFKKLEASWLGLKYLAEQEHEYDTEQKCKIKLLHLTWQELSRDCAKAIDFDQGEFFRIIYNNEFNIAGGEPFGLLIGDYKITHQVQKNITVNDVDTLRIVMQTAAAAFAPFITSADPSLLGVDAFSELASINNIDSHFEQLEYINWQNLRKMEDAKFLGLTLPDILLRSPYEPDGSRREGFLFKESNQFTDTDYLWGNAAYSFAAVTIRAYCESGWFSHIRGIQSGKYRQGLVVKVPQSHFCVTRRLTKNKMSVNLQVGDKLEKQLADNGFIPVASVSETEFLSFYSNASVNEPKKYTSTSDTINARLASMLQYILCVSRFAHYIKVMGRDRIGSFESAEQIEHYFQRWLHSYTTSTEEVSDEIRARFPLSEARIQVKETVGKSGHYYSVVHLRPHFQLDQMISNIRLITELSPILNRNG
- a CDS encoding type VI secretion system accessory protein TagJ yields the protein MLNVNSRLQNESISDIISDYIQQLKNTPSNSDVRSDFIELLCIDGQLERADQQLSLLIQQCPEYLVGGNNLRQLIHAAQARVDFFNGNATAKLLVGDQDSFQHFVELIFARNQGLVEQVIHHTTQLDAKRKPAPLTVNGVAYDDCRDLDDLLAGYLEVFGTDGQYYLLPFSSIHRLQFMPISSLVEMTWRKVDIDVIDGPSGDAFIPMTYLTSLTDAEKLGKETDWREISSTPVVIGLGQKMWLVGEEAMAVMQCELIEGTAVN
- the tssE gene encoding type VI secretion system baseplate subunit TssE, with protein sequence MYLPLKPSLLDNLIDESPESSVEQPRPYTLKALKKSVRRDLENLLNSRVCWHLWPKHYSELNVSVLNYGLPDFSALPFSRTEGQVHLCNLVEETIRRFEPRFDSVCVSVIGEGAPEDRILRLRIQAIFRVGSAEEEIVFDSEVEPISLGIKVEES